The Dunckerocampus dactyliophorus isolate RoL2022-P2 chromosome 13, RoL_Ddac_1.1, whole genome shotgun sequence genome window below encodes:
- the LOC129192493 gene encoding protein yippee-like 5: MGRIFLDHIGGRRLFSCANCDTILTNRSELISTRFTGATGRAFLFNKVVNLQYSEVQDRVMLTGRHMVRDVSCKNCNSKLGWIYEFATEDSQRYKEGRVILERALVRESEGFEEHVPSDNS, translated from the exons ATGGGGCGCATCTTCTTGGACCACATCGGTGGAAGGCGCCTGTTCTCCTGTGCCAACTGCGACACCATCCTGACTAATCGCTCCGAGCTCATTTCCACGCGATTCACGGGGGCCACGGGGAGAGCTTTCCTCTTCAACAAG GTGGTCAACCTGCAGTACAGCGAGGTCCAGGACCGCGTGATGCTGACGGGCAGACACATGGTGAGGGACGTCAGCTGCAAAAACTGCAACAGCAAGCTGGGCTGGATCTACGAGTTCGCCACCGAGGACAGCCAGCGCTACAAGGAGGGGCGCGTCATCCTGGAGAGGGCGCTGGTCCGCGAGAGCGAAGGCTTCGAGGAACACGTTCCCTCCGACAACTCGTGA